A single region of the Pyxidicoccus trucidator genome encodes:
- a CDS encoding Fic family protein — MSRSIPIGYAKAIADYDLTVLPPHQLSSCAAIAGKHVQSKGGREFVTYPNAYNPGPSLCGHLEFALKHEGVSLEVLAALFRAVEQGPFEEELCRYIRARPTGQNTRRLWFLYEFLTGRQLALEDVTQGNYVELLDSKRYYTAEPVNSRRHRVRDNLLGNVNFCPMVRRTPALLEFEERQLAREAARIVASYDEDALRRAVDYLYTKETRSSFSIEREKPSQKRAARFVSLLRELPDRSSLNRAALVQMQNVIVEKRFGERRYREEQNYVGESVGVGLRQRVHFVPPRPKVVPRLMRGLLSSLERMMASQVDPVVHAAAISFGFVFIHPFEDGNGRLHRLLIHYILSKEGFTPKGLIFPISAVMLQKREQYDACLESFSKPLMTLVDYTVDEDGHLSVKGRTSGFYRYVDFTRMAEDLYRWTEETIRTEFRDELDFIVRYRKAREKLDGLVEMPDKARNRFVQFCLQNGGRLSAGKRARFFSALTDDEVRALEKVVQEHLMPRASSRPS; from the coding sequence ATGTCGCGGAGCATCCCCATCGGATACGCGAAAGCCATCGCGGATTACGACCTCACGGTCCTGCCTCCGCATCAACTCTCGTCCTGCGCTGCGATCGCGGGCAAGCACGTGCAGAGCAAAGGGGGGCGCGAGTTCGTCACCTACCCGAACGCCTACAACCCGGGCCCTTCTCTCTGCGGCCATCTGGAGTTCGCGCTCAAGCACGAAGGCGTTTCCCTGGAGGTGCTTGCCGCTCTGTTCCGTGCGGTGGAGCAAGGTCCTTTCGAGGAAGAGTTGTGCCGCTATATCCGGGCGCGGCCCACGGGGCAGAACACCCGTCGGCTGTGGTTTCTCTACGAGTTCCTCACAGGGCGTCAGCTGGCCCTGGAGGACGTGACCCAGGGCAACTACGTCGAACTGCTCGACTCCAAGCGCTATTACACAGCAGAGCCCGTGAACAGCCGGCGACACCGCGTGCGCGACAACCTTCTGGGCAACGTGAACTTCTGTCCCATGGTACGCCGGACACCCGCCCTCCTGGAGTTCGAGGAGAGACAGCTCGCGCGGGAGGCCGCACGCATCGTGGCGTCTTACGACGAGGATGCCCTCCGCCGCGCGGTCGACTATCTCTACACGAAGGAGACCCGCTCCTCTTTCAGCATCGAGCGGGAAAAGCCCAGCCAGAAGCGCGCCGCGAGGTTCGTCTCCCTTCTGCGTGAGCTTCCCGATAGGAGCTCATTGAATAGAGCCGCGCTGGTCCAGATGCAGAACGTAATCGTGGAAAAGCGCTTTGGGGAGCGACGCTATCGCGAGGAGCAGAACTACGTGGGCGAATCCGTGGGAGTGGGACTGCGTCAGCGCGTCCACTTCGTCCCGCCGCGTCCCAAGGTGGTCCCCCGCTTGATGCGGGGACTGCTCTCTTCGTTGGAGCGGATGATGGCTTCCCAGGTGGATCCCGTCGTTCATGCGGCCGCCATCTCCTTTGGTTTCGTCTTCATCCACCCCTTCGAGGATGGCAACGGTCGACTCCACCGGTTGCTCATCCACTACATTCTCTCCAAGGAGGGCTTCACCCCCAAGGGACTCATCTTTCCCATCTCCGCGGTCATGTTGCAGAAGCGCGAGCAGTACGATGCCTGCCTGGAGTCCTTCTCCAAGCCGCTGATGACCCTGGTGGACTACACGGTGGACGAGGATGGACACCTTTCGGTGAAAGGAAGGACGAGCGGCTTCTATCGCTACGTCGACTTCACGCGCATGGCGGAGGATCTCTATCGCTGGACCGAAGAGACCATCCGCACGGAGTTTCGCGACGAGTTGGACTTCATCGTCCGCTACCGCAAGGCCCGCGAGAAGCTGGACGGCCTCGTCGAGATGCCGGACAAGGCGCGCAATCGCTTCGTCCAGTTCTGTCTCCAGAATGGAGGCCGCTTGTCGGCGGGCAAGCGGGCCAGATTCTTCAGCGCCCTCACTGACGACGAGGTGCGTGCCCTGGAGAAAGTCGTTCAGGAGCACCTGATGCCTCGCGCCAGCTCCCGCCCGAGCTGA
- a CDS encoding M12 family metallopeptidase: protein MLRSTSKAALVALFIPSLLLTACGEEGLESRPALDPELARVPAGAPVREGYAWNAARGKLVPVKYAEVDGLAILEGDMVLGTVEEMEARARAVEARGGLDVPGVQAQGVAITGANFRWPDSQVPYSIDPALPNQARITNAINHWQQRTHLRFVQRTVLNAALYPNYIHFQSGNGCSANVGRIGGQQGVWMGDGCSTGNIIHEIGHALGLWHEQSREDRNAYVRIRYENILAGQAHNFDQQIANGDDIFAYDYGSIMHYPRTAFSSNGQPTVETLGGQAIGQRDALSITDAASVARLYSRTINLRTSGGYYIVAEFGGGAAVDANRTAVGAWERFQLVDRNGFALQSGDLVHLQTFNGNYVMAVNGGGSGVTATPTAPGDFETFRIWKIAGTGLLTIGTGDTVALATLDLLNPRYLVAEDGGGGRLNADRTAVGAWEQFIITFE from the coding sequence ATGCTTCGAAGCACATCGAAAGCTGCTCTGGTAGCACTGTTCATCCCCAGCCTGCTGCTCACTGCCTGCGGTGAGGAGGGTTTGGAGTCGCGTCCCGCCCTGGACCCGGAGCTGGCCCGAGTGCCGGCTGGCGCCCCGGTTCGCGAGGGCTACGCCTGGAACGCCGCGAGGGGGAAGCTGGTGCCGGTGAAGTACGCCGAGGTGGATGGACTGGCCATCCTCGAGGGGGACATGGTTCTCGGCACGGTGGAGGAGATGGAGGCGCGCGCGCGCGCGGTGGAGGCCCGGGGCGGCCTCGACGTCCCGGGGGTGCAGGCCCAGGGCGTGGCCATCACCGGGGCGAACTTTCGCTGGCCCGACTCCCAGGTGCCCTACTCCATCGACCCGGCCCTGCCAAACCAGGCGCGAATCACGAACGCCATCAATCACTGGCAACAGCGTACGCACCTCCGCTTCGTGCAACGCACCGTGCTCAACGCGGCGCTGTACCCGAACTACATTCACTTCCAGTCAGGCAACGGGTGCAGTGCCAACGTGGGACGAATTGGTGGCCAGCAAGGGGTGTGGATGGGTGACGGGTGCAGCACGGGCAACATCATCCATGAAATCGGACATGCGCTGGGCCTCTGGCACGAGCAGTCGCGCGAGGACCGCAATGCGTACGTGCGCATCCGGTACGAGAACATCCTCGCGGGTCAGGCGCACAACTTCGACCAGCAGATCGCCAACGGCGACGACATCTTCGCCTATGACTACGGCTCCATCATGCACTACCCCAGGACTGCGTTCTCGAGCAACGGGCAGCCCACCGTCGAGACACTGGGGGGGCAGGCCATCGGGCAGCGCGACGCGCTGAGCATCACGGACGCGGCATCCGTGGCGCGTCTCTACTCGAGAACCATCAACCTGCGTACCTCGGGCGGTTACTACATTGTGGCCGAGTTCGGCGGCGGCGCCGCGGTGGACGCCAACCGCACCGCCGTGGGTGCCTGGGAGAGGTTCCAACTGGTGGACCGCAACGGCTTCGCGCTGCAAAGCGGCGACCTCGTCCACCTGCAGACGTTCAACGGCAACTATGTCATGGCCGTGAACGGTGGCGGCTCGGGGGTGACAGCCACCCCCACGGCGCCTGGCGACTTTGAAACCTTCCGCATCTGGAAGATTGCTGGCACGGGCCTCCTCACCATCGGCACCGGAGACACCGTGGCCCTGGCGACGCTCGACCTCCTCAACCCCCGCTACCTGGTGGCCGAGGACGGCGGCGGCGGCAGGCTGAACGCCGACCGCACCGCCGTGGGTGCCTGGGAGCAGTTCATCATTACCTTCGAGTGA
- a CDS encoding glycoside hydrolase family 15 protein, protein MDLYSAAKRMARPFRFSNPASHREVPLAGRGVIGDGITCALVRPDGVIDWLCFPRFDSPSVFAGILDEEKGGITGILPVVWPFESLQRYDPDTNVLETLFRFERKGVVRIIDYMPWTNDPRSTVHEVHRRIECLEGAVELNVVFDPRFGYGASETRVEREEHGLVARGARGERMVAVLSGEADWRPCHELKGQPCRGESGLQTRIRLGAGERRWMVLSWDSDRPEPISAYRPFDHLRDTRQAWREWSQRLRYEGPWRHHVLRSALVLKLLMYGPTGAMVAAPTTSLPEWMGGPRNWDYRFSWVRDSAMAVRATNLMGFLGESREFFYFVRDTLQRGDPLQVMYTLDGGTVPPEQELPHLAGFQGSRPVRIGNGARDQFQFDTAGALLDAAYLYERFGGRLPLRTWRLLRSVIQTTARRWREPDHGIWEPRREMRHNVHSKLMGWLALRRGEHLSRLFGETELEKACTDLADVIRTDILRNGVDPARKHFVGTYGGNEPDASLLLLPIVGCFRAQDPFILRTIDWLRHELGTGPFLRRYRMDDGVGGPEGGFILCGFWLAEALALANRIDEAEDVFVAHAEASNHLGLLAEEISPLTREQLGNFPQAFSHLGLISAAARIDRALRLRDEGQTEPPHLLEPEPPPIE, encoded by the coding sequence ATGGACCTCTACAGCGCCGCCAAGCGAATGGCCCGTCCCTTCCGGTTCTCCAACCCGGCCTCCCACCGGGAAGTCCCGCTGGCCGGCCGCGGGGTGATTGGCGACGGAATCACCTGCGCCCTGGTCCGGCCGGATGGCGTCATCGACTGGCTCTGCTTTCCCCGCTTCGACAGCCCAAGCGTCTTCGCGGGCATCCTCGATGAAGAGAAGGGAGGCATCACCGGCATCCTCCCTGTCGTGTGGCCGTTCGAGAGCCTGCAGCGCTACGACCCGGACACCAACGTCCTGGAGACCCTCTTCCGCTTCGAGCGCAAGGGCGTCGTCCGCATCATCGACTACATGCCGTGGACGAACGACCCGCGCTCCACCGTCCACGAGGTCCACCGGCGCATCGAGTGTCTCGAGGGCGCGGTGGAGCTCAACGTCGTCTTCGACCCGCGCTTCGGCTACGGGGCCTCGGAGACCCGGGTGGAGCGGGAGGAGCACGGCCTGGTCGCGCGCGGGGCGCGGGGCGAGCGGATGGTCGCCGTGCTCAGCGGGGAGGCGGACTGGCGGCCCTGCCATGAGCTGAAAGGGCAGCCCTGCCGTGGCGAGTCGGGCCTCCAGACGCGCATCCGGCTCGGCGCGGGCGAGCGGCGGTGGATGGTGCTGTCCTGGGACTCGGACCGGCCGGAGCCCATCTCCGCCTACCGGCCCTTCGACCACCTGCGGGACACGCGCCAGGCCTGGCGCGAGTGGTCCCAGCGCCTCCGCTACGAGGGCCCCTGGCGGCACCACGTCCTCCGCTCGGCGCTGGTGCTGAAGCTGCTGATGTACGGCCCCACCGGCGCCATGGTGGCGGCGCCCACCACCTCGCTCCCCGAGTGGATGGGGGGACCTCGCAACTGGGACTACCGCTTCAGCTGGGTGCGCGACTCGGCGATGGCCGTGCGCGCCACCAACCTCATGGGCTTCCTGGGCGAGTCCCGTGAGTTCTTCTATTTCGTGCGAGACACCCTGCAGCGCGGCGACCCGCTCCAGGTGATGTACACGCTGGACGGCGGCACCGTGCCTCCCGAGCAGGAATTGCCACACCTCGCCGGCTTCCAGGGCTCGCGCCCGGTGCGCATCGGCAACGGCGCGAGAGACCAGTTCCAGTTCGACACCGCGGGCGCACTGCTCGACGCGGCGTACCTCTACGAGCGCTTCGGAGGCCGGCTGCCGCTGCGCACGTGGCGGCTGCTCCGCTCGGTCATCCAGACCACCGCCCGCCGCTGGCGAGAGCCCGACCACGGCATCTGGGAGCCGCGCCGGGAGATGCGCCACAACGTCCACTCGAAGCTCATGGGCTGGCTGGCGCTGCGCCGGGGGGAGCACCTGTCCCGGCTCTTCGGTGAGACGGAGCTGGAGAAGGCGTGCACGGACCTGGCGGACGTCATCCGGACCGACATCCTCCGCAACGGCGTGGACCCGGCCCGGAAGCACTTCGTGGGCACCTATGGTGGGAACGAGCCGGATGCCTCGTTGCTGCTCCTGCCCATCGTCGGGTGCTTTCGAGCGCAGGACCCGTTCATCCTCCGGACCATCGACTGGCTGCGCCACGAGCTGGGGACGGGCCCGTTCCTCCGCCGGTACCGGATGGATGACGGAGTCGGCGGCCCCGAGGGCGGCTTCATCCTCTGCGGCTTCTGGCTGGCCGAGGCGCTGGCGCTGGCCAACCGCATCGACGAGGCCGAGGACGTCTTCGTCGCGCACGCCGAAGCGTCCAACCACCTGGGACTGCTGGCGGAGGAAATCTCCCCGCTGACCCGCGAGCAGCTGGGCAACTTCCCGCAGGCCTTCAGCCACCTCGGCCTCATCAGCGCCGCCGCGCGCATCGACCGCGCGCTCCGGCTGCGCGACGAGGGACAGACGGAGCCGCCCCACCTCCTCGAGCCCGAGCCACCGCCCATCGAGTAG